The proteins below are encoded in one region of Microbispora sp. NBC_01189:
- a CDS encoding penicillin-binding transpeptidase domain-containing protein → MPRGRTVAISAAAAVVVAGGAAGGAYYVLHTRGTPQETATRFTSAWSRGDLAAMKAELASPAPGFDTAYAELTKNLGAVQVAARDVRAGQAKDDRATASFTATASLKDVGDWTYQGSLRLVVKDHYWKVDWSPAAVHPALDGTTHLALKTSWPQRASITDANGDRIDGGDVGGSVQQLVGYLDKAGDDDLGKLGSAYKKNDPVGRAGLQETFQKQLAGTPTTEIQALGASRKTLHSIKGSSGRDLATSLDLKVQRAAADAVRDLPKPASLVAVRPSTGEILAVVNNKGGFNRALDGKYAPGSTFKTITAAGLLAEGLTPSSRVTCPKEAVVGGMKIRNSDHEAFGSLSFLDSYAHSCNTTFAPLAAEKLGAEKLYDLATELGFNQPLRIGVPATPGSMPKATSDAELAAESFGQGRITASPLVMATVAAAVADGSWRPPTLVPSRKQAESRRELPGEVVKGLRSMMRAVVSKGTARKAGLPSGTAGKTGTAEFGTGPTLESHAWFMGYRGDVAFAVVVEAGGMGGDVAAPVAARFLKAL, encoded by the coding sequence GTGCCGCGAGGACGAACTGTCGCGATCTCGGCCGCCGCGGCCGTCGTGGTGGCGGGGGGCGCCGCCGGAGGGGCCTACTACGTGCTGCACACGCGCGGCACGCCGCAGGAGACGGCGACGCGCTTCACCTCGGCCTGGTCCCGGGGCGACCTCGCGGCCATGAAGGCCGAGCTCGCCTCCCCCGCGCCCGGCTTCGACACGGCGTACGCGGAGCTGACCAAGAACCTGGGGGCCGTCCAGGTCGCCGCACGGGACGTGCGGGCGGGCCAGGCGAAGGACGACCGGGCCACCGCGTCGTTCACCGCCACGGCGAGCCTCAAGGACGTCGGCGACTGGACCTACCAGGGCTCGCTGCGGCTCGTCGTGAAGGACCACTACTGGAAGGTCGACTGGTCGCCCGCCGCGGTCCACCCCGCCCTCGACGGGACCACCCACCTGGCGCTGAAGACGTCGTGGCCCCAGCGGGCGTCGATCACCGACGCCAACGGCGACCGCATCGACGGCGGCGACGTGGGCGGCTCGGTGCAGCAGCTCGTCGGCTACCTCGACAAGGCCGGCGACGACGACCTCGGCAAGCTGGGCAGCGCGTACAAGAAGAACGATCCCGTGGGGCGCGCCGGCCTGCAGGAGACCTTCCAGAAGCAGCTCGCCGGCACCCCCACCACCGAGATCCAGGCGTTGGGCGCGAGCCGGAAGACCCTGCACTCGATCAAGGGTTCCTCCGGCCGCGACCTCGCGACCAGCCTCGACCTCAAGGTGCAGCGGGCCGCCGCCGACGCGGTGCGCGACCTGCCGAAGCCCGCCTCGCTCGTCGCCGTACGGCCCTCGACGGGCGAGATCCTCGCGGTCGTCAACAACAAGGGCGGGTTCAACCGCGCGCTGGACGGCAAGTACGCCCCCGGCTCGACCTTCAAGACGATCACGGCGGCCGGGCTGCTGGCCGAGGGCCTGACCCCGTCGAGCCGGGTGACCTGCCCCAAGGAGGCCGTGGTCGGCGGCATGAAGATCCGCAACTCCGACCACGAGGCCTTCGGGTCGCTGTCGTTCCTGGACTCCTACGCCCACTCGTGCAACACCACCTTCGCCCCGCTCGCCGCCGAGAAGCTGGGGGCCGAGAAGCTGTACGACCTGGCCACCGAACTGGGGTTCAACCAGCCGCTCCGCATCGGCGTCCCGGCCACGCCCGGCAGCATGCCGAAGGCCACCAGCGACGCCGAGCTGGCCGCCGAGTCGTTCGGCCAGGGCAGGATCACCGCGAGCCCGCTGGTCATGGCGACCGTGGCCGCGGCGGTCGCGGACGGCTCCTGGCGCCCGCCCACGCTGGTGCCCTCCCGCAAGCAGGCCGAGTCTCGCCGGGAACTGCCCGGCGAGGTGGTTAAGGGCCTGCGCTCGATGATGCGGGCGGTGGTCAGCAAGGGCACCGCCCGCAAGGCGGGGCTCCCCTCGGGCACGGCGGGCAAGACGGGGACCGCCGAGTTCGGCACCGGGCCCACGCTCGAATCGCACGCCTGGTTCATGGGCTACCGCGGCGACGTGGCCTTCGCCGTCGTCGTGGAGGCCGGCGGCATGGGCGGCGACGTGGCCGCCCCGGTCGCCGCGCGCTTCCTCAAGGCCCTGTAG
- a CDS encoding lysophospholipid acyltransferase family protein: protein MHLLWRPRMEGREHVPAHGPAILASNHLSVLDSFFMPALVPRMVRFVAKKEYFTGNRLAAEWMRAMGAVEIDRENVTAAQDMLDAAVEVLKAGELFGIYPEGTRSPDGRLYRGKIGVAWLSLTTGAPIVPVAMLGTDRVLPPGASVPRLRRIGVRFGEPMTFTGDPGSARDRRRVTDEVMAAIQRLSGQEYVPRYGASVKGAGETGV, encoded by the coding sequence ATGCACCTGCTGTGGCGGCCGCGGATGGAGGGACGCGAGCACGTCCCCGCGCACGGGCCCGCGATCCTCGCCTCCAACCACCTTTCCGTGCTCGACTCGTTCTTCATGCCGGCGCTGGTGCCCCGCATGGTGCGCTTCGTGGCCAAGAAGGAGTACTTCACGGGCAACCGCCTCGCGGCCGAGTGGATGCGGGCGATGGGGGCCGTGGAGATCGACCGTGAGAACGTCACCGCCGCCCAGGACATGCTCGACGCCGCCGTGGAGGTCCTCAAGGCGGGTGAGCTGTTCGGCATCTATCCCGAGGGCACCCGCTCCCCCGACGGCCGCCTCTACCGCGGCAAGATCGGCGTCGCCTGGCTCTCGCTGACCACCGGTGCTCCGATCGTGCCCGTGGCCATGCTGGGCACCGACAGGGTCCTGCCGCCCGGCGCGTCGGTGCCGCGCCTGCGCCGCATCGGCGTGCGGTTCGGCGAGCCGATGACCTTCACCGGCGACCCCGGCAGCGCCCGGGACCGGCGGCGGGTGACCGACGAGGTCATGGCCGCGATCCAGCGCCTGTCCGGCCAGGAGTACGTGCCCCGGTACGGCGCGAGCGTCAAGGGCGCCGGCGAAACGGGGGTGTGA
- a CDS encoding TetR/AcrR family transcriptional regulator yields MSAPDRLIESTRELLWERGYVGTSPRAIQQRAGAGQGSMYHHFSGKPDLALAAIGRTAGEMRAGVEEILSGPGTAAERVSAYLRREREVLRGCPIGRLTQDPEVMADPALRRPVEETFAWLRDRLSAVLAEGRDRGEIGAGLDPAATASAVVAVLQGGYVLARAAASPEPFHQAVDGLLALLSSSRPSRS; encoded by the coding sequence ATGAGCGCACCGGACCGCCTGATCGAGAGCACGCGCGAGCTGCTGTGGGAGCGCGGCTACGTCGGGACCAGCCCGCGGGCCATCCAGCAGCGGGCGGGAGCGGGCCAAGGAAGCATGTATCACCATTTCTCTGGCAAGCCGGACCTCGCGCTCGCCGCGATCGGCCGTACGGCCGGGGAGATGCGCGCGGGGGTGGAGGAGATCCTGTCGGGGCCGGGCACCGCCGCCGAGCGCGTCTCCGCCTATTTGCGGCGGGAGCGGGAGGTGCTGCGGGGCTGCCCGATCGGCCGGCTGACCCAGGACCCCGAGGTGATGGCCGACCCGGCGCTGCGGCGGCCGGTGGAGGAGACGTTCGCCTGGCTGCGGGACCGGCTCTCGGCGGTGCTGGCCGAAGGACGTGACCGCGGCGAGATCGGCGCCGGGCTCGACCCCGCCGCCACCGCGTCCGCCGTCGTGGCCGTGCTGCAGGGCGGATACGTCCTGGCCCGCGCCGCGGCCTCGCCCGAGCCGTTCCACCAGGCCGTCGACGGGCTGCTCGCCCTGCTGTCCTCTTCCCGACCCTCCCGTTCCTGA
- a CDS encoding DUF4865 family protein gives MQYDITLPADYDMTVIRERVATRGHALDDRAGLGLKAYLVRERGVAGSPVNQYAPFYLWHDAGRMGEFLVGGGGFQGIVADFGRPAVRQWTGLAVEPGPARGTVPRAASRLVTPLPETADLTACVTEALAGLRALGGAAGLHTAALALDPGRWRLTTFALWERDAPDSNGDAERYEVLHLSTPGLALLPEGRAW, from the coding sequence ATGCAGTACGACATCACCCTGCCCGCCGACTACGACATGACGGTCATCCGGGAGCGGGTGGCGACACGCGGGCACGCTCTCGACGACCGGGCCGGGCTCGGCCTCAAGGCCTACCTGGTCCGCGAGCGCGGCGTGGCGGGGTCGCCGGTCAACCAGTACGCGCCGTTCTACCTGTGGCACGACGCCGGACGGATGGGGGAGTTCCTGGTCGGCGGCGGGGGCTTCCAGGGGATCGTCGCCGACTTCGGGCGCCCGGCGGTGCGGCAGTGGACCGGTCTCGCCGTCGAACCCGGTCCGGCGCGGGGAACGGTCCCGCGGGCGGCCTCCCGGCTCGTCACCCCGCTGCCCGAGACCGCCGACCTCACGGCGTGCGTCACGGAGGCGCTGGCTGGCCTGCGTGCTCTGGGCGGCGCCGCGGGCCTGCACACCGCCGCCCTGGCCCTCGATCCCGGTCGCTGGCGGCTGACGACGTTCGCCCTGTGGGAGCGGGATGCGCCGGACTCCAACGGCGACGCCGAACGCTACGAGGTGCTGCACCTGTCCACGCCCGGCCTGGCGCTCCTGCCGGAGGGCCGGGCCTGGTGA
- a CDS encoding GNAT family N-acetyltransferase — MNLIETGRLVLRRWREDDKEPFAALNADPVVMEHFPATLTREESDMFVERIEAAFDERGFGLWAVEADGVFIGFTGLQVPRFAAHFTPCVEIGWRLARSAWGHGYATEAARASLEHGFGTLGLTEVVSFTAVPNVRSQAVMRRLGMTRDPGEDFDHPVLPEGHPLRRHVLYRVRRPAC; from the coding sequence GTGAATCTCATCGAAACCGGCAGGTTGGTGTTGCGGCGCTGGCGTGAGGACGACAAGGAGCCCTTCGCGGCACTGAACGCCGACCCGGTGGTGATGGAGCACTTCCCGGCCACGCTCACCCGCGAGGAGAGCGACATGTTCGTCGAGCGCATCGAAGCGGCGTTCGACGAACGCGGGTTCGGTTTGTGGGCGGTCGAGGCGGACGGCGTGTTCATCGGCTTCACCGGGCTGCAGGTGCCGAGGTTCGCCGCGCACTTCACGCCGTGCGTGGAGATCGGCTGGCGGCTCGCCAGGTCCGCCTGGGGGCACGGGTACGCCACCGAGGCCGCGCGGGCGTCGCTGGAACACGGGTTCGGCACCCTCGGCCTGACCGAGGTCGTCTCGTTCACCGCGGTGCCGAACGTCCGCTCGCAGGCCGTGATGCGGCGTCTCGGGATGACCCGCGACCCGGGGGAAGACTTCGACCACCCGGTGCTTCCCGAGGGGCATCCGCTGCGCCGTCACGTGCTCTACCGCGTACGAAGACCAGCGTGCTGA
- a CDS encoding helix-turn-helix domain-containing protein, which yields MPAYHAKGLRSDARRNVERLVEMATRVFEEQGPEAPLSEVARAAGVGTATLYRRFPTREALLAAVYAGHVQALAVRADELAASSEDPLAALVGWLHEFAGLLTEHRGMKGLITGRYEGDAELFRSCRRSLSQAVDSLLRPAQEARVIRPDVDAERTLILVNAVVLAAGQAGEDRDETGHLIDLVISGFRAQR from the coding sequence ATGCCCGCGTATCACGCGAAGGGACTGCGCTCCGACGCCCGGCGCAACGTGGAGCGTCTGGTGGAGATGGCGACGCGGGTCTTCGAGGAGCAGGGGCCGGAGGCGCCGCTCAGCGAGGTCGCGCGGGCGGCGGGCGTGGGCACCGCCACGCTGTATCGCAGGTTCCCCACCAGGGAGGCGCTGCTCGCCGCGGTGTACGCCGGGCACGTCCAGGCGCTCGCCGTCCGCGCCGACGAGCTCGCGGCATCCTCCGAGGATCCGCTGGCGGCGCTCGTCGGCTGGCTGCACGAGTTCGCCGGTCTGCTCACCGAGCACCGCGGGATGAAGGGACTGATCACCGGTCGGTACGAGGGCGACGCCGAACTGTTCCGCAGCTGCCGGCGCAGCCTTTCGCAGGCCGTCGACTCGCTGCTGCGGCCCGCGCAGGAAGCCCGCGTGATCCGCCCCGACGTCGACGCCGAGCGCACCCTGATCCTGGTCAACGCCGTGGTCCTGGCCGCGGGCCAGGCCGGCGAGGACCGGGACGAGACCGGCCACCTGATCGACCTGGTGATCTCCGGCTTCCGTGCCCAGCGGTGA
- a CDS encoding class I SAM-dependent methyltransferase has protein sequence MTTHGFDKDYWERHWRDRGAGSMGGHPPNPYLAREIGGLTPGTALDAGCGGGAEAIWLASHGWEVTAADISSEVLALAADRATMSTAASGAAERVRWVEADLSVWSPDTRLDLVMTHYAHPAMPQLEFYDRIAGWVAPGGTLLIVGHLHVAGSGHGHHPPEEASVTSAAVAARLDDSEWEIVTAEEHVRTRSGHGGPLHDVVVRATRRR, from the coding sequence ATGACGACGCACGGGTTCGACAAGGACTATTGGGAGCGGCACTGGCGGGACCGGGGCGCGGGGTCCATGGGCGGCCATCCGCCGAATCCGTACCTCGCTCGTGAAATCGGCGGCCTGACGCCGGGCACGGCCCTGGACGCGGGGTGCGGCGGCGGCGCCGAGGCGATCTGGCTCGCCTCGCACGGCTGGGAGGTCACCGCCGCGGACATCTCGTCCGAGGTCCTCGCCCTGGCCGCCGACCGCGCGACGATGAGCACGGCGGCGAGCGGGGCGGCCGAGCGCGTGCGGTGGGTGGAGGCGGACCTGAGCGTCTGGAGTCCGGACACGCGGCTCGACCTGGTCATGACCCACTACGCCCATCCCGCGATGCCGCAACTGGAGTTCTACGACCGCATCGCCGGATGGGTGGCTCCCGGCGGCACGCTGCTCATCGTGGGGCACCTCCACGTCGCCGGCTCCGGGCACGGGCATCACCCCCCGGAGGAGGCGTCGGTCACCTCCGCGGCCGTCGCCGCGCGCCTGGACGACTCGGAGTGGGAGATCGTCACCGCCGAGGAGCACGTGCGTACGCGCTCCGGCCACGGCGGCCCCCTCCACGACGTCGTCGTGCGCGCAACCCGCCGCCGGTGA
- a CDS encoding tyrosine-type recombinase/integrase yields MSIPAVPERRVPAPSTPDPYEVYLGALQSPESRRTMKGCLDRIARLVTGDPEATGAGQPWALLRYEHTVRLRTLMREQGWSPSHVNKHLVALRRVLKEAWRLGLMSGEDYQRAADLPAYKHTRVPAGQHVEAEALAAALEVCDEDHSPAGRRDGAMLAALYSSGCRRAEIAGLRLADFDPHARSLRVRGKGDKERLVYLTPQAVERLSLWLAVRGRAAGPLFCPINKAGRLRMAHMTGQAIADIVARRLAAAGASPRTPHDFRRTFIGELLDAGVDLATTQALVGHASPATTARYDRRPERRRREAVDRLRVPGTANRADQEPDRPPG; encoded by the coding sequence ATGAGCATCCCCGCGGTTCCCGAGCGGCGCGTCCCCGCACCCTCCACACCCGATCCGTACGAGGTGTATCTCGGCGCGCTGCAGAGCCCGGAGTCCCGGCGCACGATGAAGGGCTGCCTCGACCGCATCGCCCGCCTCGTCACCGGCGACCCCGAGGCCACCGGGGCCGGGCAGCCCTGGGCACTGCTGCGCTACGAGCACACGGTCCGCCTCCGTACGCTGATGCGCGAGCAGGGATGGTCCCCCTCCCACGTCAACAAGCACCTGGTGGCGCTGCGCCGCGTGCTCAAGGAGGCGTGGCGGCTCGGGCTGATGAGCGGCGAGGACTACCAGCGCGCCGCCGACCTGCCCGCCTACAAGCACACGCGCGTCCCGGCGGGACAGCACGTCGAGGCCGAGGCGCTCGCGGCCGCGCTGGAGGTGTGCGACGAGGACCACTCCCCCGCCGGCCGCCGGGACGGCGCCATGCTCGCGGCCCTCTACTCCAGCGGCTGCCGCCGAGCCGAGATCGCCGGGCTCCGGCTCGCCGACTTCGACCCGCATGCCCGCTCCCTGCGGGTGCGCGGCAAGGGCGACAAGGAACGGCTCGTCTACCTGACCCCGCAGGCCGTCGAGCGCCTGAGCCTGTGGCTCGCCGTACGCGGCCGGGCGGCCGGGCCGCTGTTCTGCCCGATCAACAAGGCCGGGCGGCTGCGCATGGCCCACATGACCGGCCAGGCGATAGCCGACATCGTCGCACGGCGCCTGGCCGCCGCCGGGGCCTCGCCCCGCACCCCGCACGACTTCCGGCGTACGTTCATCGGTGAACTCCTCGACGCGGGGGTCGACCTCGCCACGACCCAGGCGCTGGTCGGCCACGCCTCCCCCGCCACCACCGCCCGGTACGACCGGCGGCCCGAGCGCCGCCGCCGCGAGGCCGTCGACCGCCTCCGCGTCCCCGGCACGGCTAACCGAGCCGATCAAGAGCCCGACCGGCCGCCCGGGTGA
- a CDS encoding YciI family protein gives MKYLLLKHYRGGPAPVVDYGSIDRWTPEEVDAHVQFMRDFAARLEETGEFVDGQALSPEGTFVRYDGEGRPPVTDGPFAETKDLIAGWMVIDVESWDRAVELAGELSAAPGPRGEPIHEWLEVRPFLTEPPTVTE, from the coding sequence ATGAAATACCTGCTCCTGAAGCACTACCGCGGTGGTCCGGCCCCCGTCGTCGACTACGGGTCGATAGACCGGTGGACGCCGGAGGAGGTCGACGCGCACGTGCAGTTCATGCGCGACTTCGCCGCCCGCCTGGAGGAGACGGGCGAGTTCGTCGACGGCCAGGCGCTGTCGCCCGAGGGCACGTTCGTGCGGTACGACGGCGAGGGCCGCCCACCGGTGACCGACGGGCCGTTCGCCGAGACCAAGGACCTGATCGCCGGGTGGATGGTCATCGACGTGGAGTCGTGGGACCGCGCGGTCGAGCTGGCCGGGGAGCTGTCCGCCGCTCCGGGGCCCCGCGGTGAGCCGATCCACGAATGGCTGGAAGTCCGGCCGTTCCTCACCGAGCCGCCCACGGTCACCGAGTGA